The following coding sequences are from one Acidobacteriota bacterium window:
- a CDS encoding aldehyde dehydrogenase family protein, with protein MSTICQNYIGGALAATATAQFTPVYNPSRGEVIAHVPDDAQAVDDAVQAAKAAFPAWADTPAVERARVMFRFVSLLEEHFDELARLVTREHGKTHDEAKGDIRRGIEMVELACGAPSILMGQALDNVARGIDGRVERHPVGVCVGITPFNFPAMVPLWMFPIAIACGNTFILKPSPKVPLTPLRLAELLTEAGLPKGVFNVVNGGSETVDALLKHPDVAAISFVGSTAVAKYIYETGTAHGKRVQAAGGAKNFMLVLPDADMDATTNQIIGAS; from the coding sequence ATGAGCACCATTTGTCAGAACTACATCGGCGGCGCACTGGCTGCCACTGCGACAGCGCAATTCACGCCTGTCTACAACCCTTCGCGCGGCGAAGTGATTGCGCACGTGCCCGACGACGCGCAGGCCGTGGACGACGCCGTGCAGGCGGCCAAGGCGGCGTTTCCGGCGTGGGCCGATACGCCAGCGGTCGAGCGCGCGCGCGTGATGTTCCGCTTTGTCAGTTTGCTGGAAGAGCATTTCGATGAATTGGCGCGGCTGGTGACGCGCGAACACGGCAAGACGCACGACGAGGCGAAGGGCGACATCCGGCGCGGCATCGAGATGGTGGAGTTGGCCTGCGGGGCACCTTCGATCTTGATGGGGCAGGCGCTGGATAACGTGGCGCGCGGGATTGATGGGCGCGTTGAACGCCATCCCGTTGGCGTGTGCGTAGGCATTACGCCGTTCAATTTCCCGGCGATGGTGCCGTTGTGGATGTTCCCGATTGCCATCGCCTGCGGGAATACGTTCATCCTGAAGCCTTCGCCGAAGGTGCCGTTGACGCCGTTGCGGCTGGCGGAATTGCTGACCGAGGCGGGTTTGCCCAAGGGCGTGTTCAACGTCGTGAATGGCGGCAGTGAGACGGTGGATGCGCTGCTCAAACATCCCGATGTCGCGGCGATCAGCTTTGTCGGTTCGACGGCGGTGGCGAAATATATTTATGAAACCGGCACCGCACACGGCAAACGCGTGCAGGCGGCGGGCGGCGCGAAAAACTTCATGCTGGTCTTGCCCGATGCCGATATGGACGCGACGACGAACCAGATCATCGGCGCTTCGTT
- a CDS encoding Gfo/Idh/MocA family oxidoreductase — protein MKKISVGIVGTGFIGPVHVEALRRLGMEVVALVDVPMERAEERAAALHIGKAYGALEEMLADPAIDVVHITSPNHLHYPHAKAVLSAGKHVICEKPLALNTKESGELVALAKENNLLAAVNFNLRFYPLAQQARAVVQSGQLGDVYIVQGSYLQDWLLYDTDWNWRLEPGLGGDMRAVGDIGSHWLDLMTFITGQKITAVCADFATFLKTRKKPKQALETFGGKLLTPDDYIEQPINTEDYATVMLRFANGARGVLTVSQVSAGRKNRLFYEMDCAKSSLAWDSERPNELWIGHRERANELLLKDPSLLVPAARQFASYPGGHNEGFPDTFKQLYSEFYRVLRGGDLQAPSVFPTFADGHYELLLGEAILKSAKEERWVSLD, from the coding sequence ATGAAAAAAATCAGTGTTGGGATAGTGGGCACCGGTTTTATTGGTCCCGTTCACGTTGAGGCGCTGCGGCGTCTCGGTATGGAAGTCGTCGCGCTGGTAGATGTGCCGATGGAGCGCGCCGAAGAACGCGCTGCGGCATTGCACATTGGCAAAGCATACGGCGCGTTGGAAGAGATGCTGGCCGATCCGGCGATTGACGTCGTGCATATCACTTCGCCGAATCATCTACATTATCCGCACGCCAAAGCCGTGTTGAGCGCGGGCAAGCACGTTATATGCGAAAAGCCGTTGGCGCTGAATACGAAAGAATCCGGCGAACTGGTGGCGCTGGCGAAAGAGAACAATCTGCTGGCGGCGGTGAATTTCAATCTGCGCTTTTATCCGTTGGCGCAGCAGGCGCGCGCGGTCGTGCAAAGTGGGCAGCTTGGCGATGTTTACATCGTGCAAGGTTCTTACCTGCAAGACTGGCTGTTGTATGACACCGATTGGAACTGGCGTTTGGAGCCGGGCTTGGGCGGCGATATGCGCGCAGTGGGCGACATCGGTTCGCACTGGCTCGACCTGATGACGTTCATCACGGGGCAGAAAATTACGGCGGTGTGCGCCGACTTTGCGACCTTCCTCAAAACGCGCAAGAAACCCAAGCAGGCGCTGGAGACCTTCGGCGGCAAGCTGCTGACACCGGATGACTACATCGAACAGCCGATCAACACCGAAGATTACGCGACGGTGATGTTGCGCTTTGCCAACGGCGCGCGCGGCGTGTTGACCGTCTCGCAAGTCAGCGCGGGCCGCAAGAATCGTTTGTTTTACGAGATGGATTGCGCCAAGTCTTCGTTGGCCTGGGACAGCGAGCGCCCGAACGAATTGTGGATCGGGCATCGTGAGCGCGCGAATGAATTGTTGCTGAAAGACCCCTCGCTGCTCGTGCCCGCAGCGCGCCAATTCGCCAGCTATCCGGGCGGCCACAACGAAGGGTTCCCCGACACGTTCAAACAGCTTTACAGCGAATTTTATCGCGTGCTGCGAGGCGGCGATTTGCAGGCTCCGTCGGTCTTTCCGACCTTTGCTGATGGGCATTATGAATTGCTGCTCGGCGAGGCGATTTTGAAGAGTGCGAAGGAAGAGCGTTGGGTTTCGCTCGATTAA
- a CDS encoding xanthine dehydrogenase family protein subunit M has product MRAYLPDYELKAPATLAEALSLLAEAPTVWQPFAGGTDLMVLLEAGKLAHQRFISLWHLPELRGINVTDEYITLGALTTYTQVQTQAVLQAEFPLLGEAASLTGSIAIQNRGTLGGNIANASPAADSLPALLVYEADLELVSTQGARWVAYRDFHTGYKTTVLRPDELIRAIRLPRATAGWRQHSRKVGTRKAQAISKVCFAGMALLDADTLKDIRLAYGSVAPVPVRAAQTEAALRGRALDAAAIEDACAALVTELKPIDDIRSTAGYRAQVASNLLQDFLSQLR; this is encoded by the coding sequence ATGCGTGCATATCTTCCCGATTATGAATTGAAAGCCCCGGCCACGCTGGCCGAAGCCCTGTCTTTATTGGCTGAAGCACCCACCGTCTGGCAGCCCTTCGCCGGCGGCACCGACTTGATGGTCTTGCTCGAAGCGGGCAAGCTGGCGCACCAACGTTTCATCAGCCTGTGGCACTTGCCCGAATTGCGCGGCATCAACGTGACTGATGAATACATCACGCTGGGCGCGTTGACGACCTATACGCAAGTGCAAACGCAGGCCGTACTGCAAGCCGAATTCCCGCTGCTGGGCGAAGCCGCCAGCCTGACCGGCAGCATTGCGATTCAGAATCGCGGGACGCTGGGCGGCAACATCGCCAACGCCTCGCCCGCCGCCGATTCGCTGCCCGCGTTGCTGGTGTATGAAGCTGATCTGGAATTGGTTTCCACGCAAGGCGCGCGTTGGGTGGCGTATCGGGACTTTCACACCGGCTACAAAACGACGGTGCTGCGCCCGGATGAGTTGATCCGCGCGATTCGCTTGCCGCGCGCGACAGCGGGTTGGCGGCAACATTCGCGCAAAGTCGGCACGCGCAAGGCGCAGGCGATCTCGAAAGTCTGCTTTGCCGGAATGGCCTTGCTGGATGCGGACACCCTCAAAGACATCCGGCTGGCGTATGGCAGCGTCGCACCGGTGCCAGTGCGTGCGGCGCAAACGGAGGCGGCCTTGCGCGGGCGGGCTTTAGATGCGGCGGCAATCGAGGATGCCTGCGCGGCGCTGGTTACTGAGTTGAAACCGATTGACGACATTCGTTCGACGGCGGGGTATCGCGCGCAAGTCGCGAGCAACTTGCTACAAGATTTTTTGTCGCAGTTGCGCTAG
- a CDS encoding (2Fe-2S)-binding protein produces the protein MPAEKITINFTVNGAAHSARVYPMARLLDVLRAELRLTGTKEGCGEGECGACSVLLDGALVNSCLVPVAQVAHANITTIEGVADGEQLHAVQQAFIECGGAQCGICTPGMVLAAVALLAEHPQPTLDEMRNGLAGNLCRCTGYMKIFESVVRACQQSRTADCQSAGSLDAADIGRDCQHSGLGLN, from the coding sequence ATGCCCGCCGAAAAAATCACCATCAATTTTACGGTCAATGGCGCGGCGCATTCCGCGCGGGTTTATCCAATGGCGCGGCTGCTCGACGTATTGCGCGCAGAATTGCGCCTGACCGGCACCAAAGAAGGTTGCGGCGAAGGCGAATGCGGCGCGTGCTCGGTCTTGCTCGATGGCGCGTTGGTCAACAGTTGTCTGGTGCCCGTCGCGCAAGTGGCGCATGCGAACATCACGACGATTGAAGGTGTCGCTGACGGCGAACAGTTGCACGCCGTCCAGCAGGCTTTTATTGAATGCGGCGGCGCGCAATGCGGCATCTGCACGCCAGGGATGGTGCTGGCGGCGGTCGCGTTGCTGGCGGAACATCCGCAACCGACGCTGGATGAGATGCGCAATGGGCTGGCGGGGAATCTGTGCCGGTGTACGGGGTATATGAAGATTTTTGAGTCGGTGGTGCGGGCGTGTCAGCAAAGCCGTACAGCGGACTGTCAGTCCGCTGGCAGTCTTGACGCCGCAGACATTGGCCGAGACTGTCAGCATTCCGGTTTGGGTTTGAATTGA
- a CDS encoding Uma2 family endonuclease produces the protein MAQPAKLITLTVNEGAIVYPDTDGEPMAENTKQYQYIVTIQGELDALFAADPKVFVAADLFWYPVQGRTDIVYAPDTMVVFGRPKGHRLSYRQWEEDGIAPQVVFEIISPSNSWLKMEEKREFYQQYGVEEYYEYDPDTGKLRIWLCEGGALKPLAFVGAWRSRLLGVTLKLEADGALSLYRPDGRKFLSPVEQEARARQAEAQARQAAAFAEREHERAAQVIQENERLAAKLRELGIDPATLT, from the coding sequence ATGGCTCAACCCGCCAAACTCATTACGCTGACCGTCAACGAAGGCGCCATCGTCTATCCCGACACCGATGGAGAGCCGATGGCCGAAAATACAAAACAATATCAATACATCGTGACCATTCAGGGCGAATTGGATGCGCTGTTTGCTGCTGACCCGAAGGTCTTCGTCGCCGCCGATTTGTTTTGGTATCCGGTACAGGGGCGCACCGACATCGTGTATGCGCCCGACACGATGGTGGTTTTTGGCCGCCCCAAAGGACATCGTCTTTCTTACCGCCAATGGGAAGAAGACGGCATTGCGCCGCAAGTCGTCTTCGAGATCATCTCGCCCAGCAATTCGTGGCTGAAAATGGAAGAGAAGCGCGAGTTTTACCAGCAATACGGTGTCGAGGAGTATTACGAATACGATCCCGACACGGGCAAGCTGCGCATCTGGTTGTGCGAAGGCGGCGCATTGAAACCGCTCGCCTTTGTCGGCGCGTGGCGCAGCCGCTTGCTGGGCGTCACGCTCAAACTCGAAGCCGATGGAGCCTTGAGTTTGTACCGCCCTGACGGGCGAAAATTCCTCTCGCCCGTCGAACAGGAGGCCCGCGCGCGCCAGGCCGAAGCGCAAGCGCGCCAGGCTGCCGCATTCGCCGAACGCGAACACGAACGCGCGGCGCAGGTCATACAGGAAAACGAACGCCTTGCCGCCAAGTTGCGCGAGCTTGGCATTGATCCCGCTACTCTGACTTAA
- a CDS encoding xanthine dehydrogenase family protein, whose translation MQTPIIGQPVQRKEGHDKVTGRAQYVDDIQLPGMLYGATVRSPVARGRIHQINFAKHIPWTEFTIVTAADIPGTNVVALILDDQPYLAAEQINHPEEPILLLAHPDKYLLEEARRAVTFDIEPLPAIFTIEDSLNQTEIIWGTDNVLKSYLMDKGDVDAAWAQADLIVEGAYETGAQEQLYIETNGMIAVANAQEGVTVWGSMQCPYYVHKAMLKLFSNLPPEKIRVIQTVTGGGFGGKEEYPSLIAGHAALLAWKSGKPVKLVYDRAEDMAATTKRHPSRTRQRTAVTKDGKLLALEIDFVIDGGAYATLSSVVLSRGTIHAAGPYHCPNVRIHARAVATNHPPHGAFRGFGAPQSIFALERQMDKVARAVGLTPAEFRRLNFLQQGETTATGQVIREKIDLDGLLSRALELSEYHAKRERFAAHNAANKTEKKGIGFATFMHGAGFTGSGEVYLSSVVGVEATADGHVRVLAASTEIGQGTNTVFSQIVADTLGIDYALIELAQPDTANVPNSGPTVASRTTMVVGKLVESAALGLKQTLRNSGLLDEAYTSAEFAAACRAYIEGYGALKTFSRYDPPPGVVWDDEKYQGDAYGTYAWAVYVAEVTVDLVTYEARVDDFVALQEVGKVIHPVLAAGQIEGGVAQAIGYALYENVVWREGRMVNNQMTNYIMPTSADLPPIRVYFEERPYAYGPAGAKGIGELPMDGPAPAVLNAIEDATGVSCTRIPLLPEMLLPLLPR comes from the coding sequence ATGCAAACACCAATCATCGGTCAACCTGTCCAACGCAAAGAGGGCCACGACAAAGTCACGGGCCGCGCGCAATACGTTGACGATATTCAATTGCCCGGCATGCTCTACGGCGCGACCGTGCGCTCGCCCGTGGCGCGCGGGCGTATTCACCAGATCAATTTTGCCAAGCACATCCCGTGGACTGAATTCACCATCGTCACTGCGGCGGACATTCCCGGCACCAATGTTGTTGCATTGATTTTGGACGATCAGCCTTACCTCGCCGCCGAGCAAATCAATCATCCCGAAGAGCCGATCTTGCTGCTCGCGCATCCCGACAAGTATTTGCTGGAAGAAGCCCGTCGCGCGGTGACCTTCGACATCGAGCCGCTGCCCGCCATCTTCACCATTGAAGATTCGCTCAACCAAACCGAAATCATCTGGGGCACGGACAATGTCCTGAAAAGCTATTTGATGGACAAGGGCGACGTGGACGCCGCGTGGGCGCAGGCCGATCTGATCGTCGAGGGCGCATACGAGACCGGCGCGCAGGAACAGCTTTACATTGAAACCAACGGGATGATCGCCGTGGCGAATGCGCAAGAAGGCGTGACGGTCTGGGGTTCGATGCAATGCCCGTATTACGTCCACAAGGCGATGCTCAAGCTGTTCAGCAATCTGCCGCCCGAAAAGATTCGCGTGATTCAGACCGTCACCGGCGGCGGCTTCGGCGGCAAGGAAGAATACCCCTCGTTGATCGCCGGGCACGCGGCGTTGTTGGCGTGGAAGTCGGGCAAGCCAGTCAAGCTCGTTTATGATCGCGCCGAAGACATGGCTGCGACGACCAAGCGGCATCCGTCACGCACGCGCCAGCGCACGGCGGTGACGAAAGACGGCAAGCTGCTGGCCCTGGAAATTGATTTCGTGATTGATGGCGGCGCGTATGCCACGCTGTCTTCCGTCGTGTTGTCGCGCGGGACGATTCACGCCGCCGGGCCTTACCATTGTCCGAACGTGCGCATCCACGCGCGCGCCGTGGCGACGAATCATCCGCCGCACGGGGCCTTTCGCGGTTTTGGCGCGCCGCAGAGCATCTTTGCGCTCGAACGCCAGATGGACAAAGTCGCGCGCGCCGTGGGCCTGACGCCCGCAGAATTCCGCCGCCTCAACTTTTTGCAGCAAGGCGAGACGACCGCGACCGGACAAGTCATCCGCGAAAAGATTGATTTGGATGGCTTGCTCAGCCGCGCGCTCGAACTGAGCGAATACCACGCCAAACGCGAGCGCTTTGCCGCGCACAACGCCGCCAACAAAACCGAAAAGAAAGGCATCGGCTTTGCCACGTTTATGCACGGCGCGGGCTTCACCGGTTCGGGCGAGGTCTATCTCTCGTCGGTCGTCGGCGTAGAAGCCACGGCCGACGGCCACGTGCGCGTGCTGGCCGCGAGCACTGAGATTGGGCAAGGCACGAACACGGTCTTCTCGCAAATCGTCGCCGATACGTTGGGCATTGATTACGCGCTGATCGAACTCGCGCAACCCGACACGGCGAACGTGCCCAACAGCGGCCCGACCGTCGCTTCGCGCACGACGATGGTCGTCGGCAAATTGGTCGAATCCGCCGCGCTCGGTTTGAAACAAACGCTGCGCAACAGCGGTTTGTTGGATGAGGCGTATACGTCCGCTGAATTCGCCGCCGCCTGTCGCGCCTACATCGAAGGTTACGGCGCGCTGAAAACGTTTAGCCGCTACGACCCGCCGCCGGGCGTGGTGTGGGACGACGAGAAATATCAGGGCGACGCCTATGGCACTTATGCCTGGGCTGTTTACGTTGCCGAAGTCACCGTTGATCTGGTGACGTATGAAGCGCGCGTTGACGATTTCGTCGCGCTTCAGGAAGTCGGCAAAGTCATTCACCCCGTGCTGGCCGCCGGGCAGATCGAAGGCGGCGTGGCGCAGGCCATCGGTTACGCGCTCTATGAAAATGTCGTCTGGCGCGAAGGCCGGATGGTCAATAATCAGATGACGAATTACATCATGCCCACGTCGGCTGATCTGCCGCCGATTCGCGTGTATTTTGAAGAGCGGCCATACGCCTACGGCCCGGCAGGCGCGAAAGGCATCGGCGAATTGCCGATGGATGGCCCCGCGCCGGCGGTCCTGAATGCGATTGAAGACGCGACGGGCGTTAGTTGCACACGCATTCCGTTGTTGCCGGAAATGCTGCTGCCGCTGTTGCCGCGTTGA
- a CDS encoding TIGR03842 family LLM class F420-dependent oxidoreductase: protein MEFAITFKPDMPPPRIVSLSRQAEAAGFAYGWMFDSHVLWQEPFPLMTLMAANTERMRIGPCVTNPAVRDWTVTASLFATLNRISGGRMDIGIGRGDSSRRVMGKRPTTLAVLEECVQTVRDLCAGKALVYEEKEIQMAWADAGVPPIWVAGYGPKALRCAGKIGDGVILQFADPHLIKWCLQFVREGAEEAGRDFSKIKVMAAAPVWVSDDLAVARERVRWFPALVSNHVVDLVSKYKPEELPPELTGFIRDRQGYNYLHHAEVGSSNAEFVTDEVVDRFCLVGPVAEQVRRLNELKDAGVTQFNIYLMCGDEEQTVDVYGRDVIPACE, encoded by the coding sequence ATGGAATTTGCGATTACTTTCAAACCCGATATGCCGCCGCCACGCATCGTCAGCTTGTCGCGGCAAGCGGAAGCGGCGGGCTTTGCTTACGGCTGGATGTTCGATTCGCACGTGCTGTGGCAGGAGCCGTTTCCGCTGATGACGTTGATGGCGGCGAACACCGAACGCATGCGCATCGGTCCGTGCGTGACCAATCCGGCGGTGCGTGATTGGACAGTGACGGCGAGCTTGTTCGCTACGTTGAATCGCATTTCGGGCGGACGCATGGACATCGGCATCGGGCGCGGCGATTCGTCGCGGCGCGTGATGGGCAAGCGGCCTACGACACTGGCGGTGCTGGAAGAGTGTGTGCAAACGGTGCGCGATCTGTGTGCGGGCAAGGCGCTGGTTTACGAAGAGAAAGAGATTCAGATGGCTTGGGCCGATGCGGGCGTGCCGCCGATTTGGGTGGCGGGCTACGGGCCAAAAGCGTTGCGTTGCGCGGGCAAGATTGGCGACGGGGTGATCCTGCAATTCGCCGACCCGCACCTGATCAAATGGTGTTTGCAGTTCGTGCGCGAGGGCGCTGAGGAAGCGGGCCGTGATTTTTCAAAGATCAAAGTGATGGCGGCGGCGCCGGTGTGGGTGTCGGATGATTTGGCTGTGGCGCGCGAGCGTGTGCGCTGGTTCCCGGCGCTGGTGTCGAACCACGTCGTTGATCTGGTGTCGAAATACAAACCCGAAGAGTTGCCGCCTGAATTGACGGGCTTCATCCGCGACCGGCAGGGCTACAACTATCTGCATCACGCCGAGGTCGGCAGCAGCAATGCCGAGTTCGTGACGGATGAAGTCGTGGATCGTTTTTGCCTGGTCGGGCCGGTGGCGGAGCAAGTGCGGCGGCTGAATGAATTGAAAGACGCCGGCGTGACACAATTCAATATCTACCTGATGTGCGGAGATGAAGAACAGACGGTTGACGTGTATGGCCGCGACGTGATCCCGGCGTGTGAATGA
- a CDS encoding CHAT domain-containing protein gives MMTLTNLSPWLPSRASLKLALRCGVFATLLLALIHSGGNVFAQSKEKEAERALQETTRLTEEIDRLDQAGKYDQALPLAKRALAIFEKAFGAEHPYVASALNNLAMLYASTHDNTKAEQSYQRALAIREKALGPEHPAVAASLNNLAEFYESNGYYAKAEPFYQRVLAITEKALGAMNLAVAAPLNNLATLYYRKGDYTKAEPLYQRALPIFEKWFGAENPEVAKALNNLAVLYETKGDYSKAEPLHQRALAIYKKALGAKHPYVAESLNNLAGLYRSKGDYAKAEPLLQQALVIREEALGVEHPAVAESLNNLAALYDSRDDYTKVESLYQRALAIYEKTFGVDHPAVTTTLGNLGELYRSKGDYAKAEQLLQRALAISEKLNGDPLAELSDLAVLYRSKGIYAKAVSYIMRVHEIIERDLTRNLTTGSERQKLLYLNQSANELDFTLSLHTASAPKDAAASRMAMAVLFSRKGRALDAMSDTLAQLRNRATPQDRALLDQYTEALTRLSQTTLGGLGDKDVAQYKADLGQLRERVEKLEIEISARNAEFGTQLQPITFAAVQKAIPLSAMLIEFASFLPLDAKTLKAGARRYVAYALGNQGEPSWVDLGEVGVIDEAVAKLRQALRDKTRQDVKPLAREVDRLVMQPLRPLLGKTRRVLLSPDGALNLVPFAALVDEANRYLVESYEFSYLTSGRDLLRLQVNQESKQENGQAAMVVANPDFGEEAKDGKAQERLLKLTYRPGTKAATGEGAVLAGYYFPPLPGTAEEAQALKAIVGDATVLVQAQATEAALKRLNHPRILHIATHGFFLENQSPPANEGRGLKLMQLGGAEPMAGRIENPLLRSGLALAGANLHKGNDDDDGILTAQEAAGLNLWGTKLVVLSACDTGVGEVKTGEGVYGLRRALVLAGSETQVMSLWPVSDKGTRDLMIEYYQALQKGGGRSAALREVQLRLLKRPDREHPYYWASFIQSGEWANLQGKRD, from the coding sequence ATGATGACTTTGACAAACCTATCGCCCTGGTTGCCGTCCCGCGCCAGCCTGAAACTCGCCCTGCGCTGCGGCGTCTTCGCCACGCTGCTGCTCGCGCTCATCCACTCCGGCGGCAACGTCTTCGCGCAATCAAAGGAAAAGGAAGCGGAGCGCGCTTTGCAGGAAACTACTAGATTGACGGAAGAGATTGACAGATTGGACCAGGCGGGCAAATACGATCAAGCGCTTCCTCTGGCTAAACGTGCGTTGGCGATTTTTGAGAAGGCGTTCGGTGCAGAGCATCCTTACGTCGCCAGCGCGCTTAACAACCTCGCCATGCTCTACGCCAGCACACACGACAATACTAAAGCTGAGCAGAGCTACCAACGCGCGCTGGCGATCCGCGAAAAGGCGCTCGGCCCAGAGCATCCCGCTGTCGCTGCTTCACTAAACAACTTGGCGGAGTTTTACGAGAGCAACGGTTACTATGCGAAAGCCGAGCCGTTCTATCAACGGGTACTAGCTATTACGGAGAAGGCGCTAGGCGCAATGAATCTCGCTGTCGCTGCACCGCTGAATAATTTGGCGACGTTGTACTATAGAAAAGGCGACTACACGAAGGCCGAACCACTTTATCAACGAGCGCTGCCGATATTTGAGAAATGGTTTGGTGCGGAGAACCCCGAGGTCGCCAAGGCTCTGAACAATCTGGCGGTGTTGTACGAGACAAAAGGTGATTACTCGAAGGCTGAGCCGCTCCATCAGCGGGCACTGGCGATTTATAAAAAGGCGCTCGGCGCAAAACATCCCTACGTCGCGGAGTCGCTGAACAATCTGGCGGGGTTGTATAGGAGCAAAGGGGACTACGCGAAGGCCGAGCCGCTGCTTCAGCAGGCACTCGTAATTAGGGAGGAGGCACTTGGCGTTGAGCATCCCGCTGTCGCCGAGTCGCTGAACAATTTGGCAGCGTTATACGACAGCAGAGACGACTACACGAAGGTTGAGTCGCTCTATCAGCGTGCGCTGGCAATATATGAAAAAACGTTCGGCGTTGACCATCCTGCTGTCACCACTACACTGGGCAATCTTGGAGAGTTATACCGAAGCAAAGGCGACTACGCGAAGGCCGAGCAATTGCTTCAGCGAGCGCTGGCGATCAGCGAGAAACTTAATGGGGACCCGCTTGCTGAGTTGAGCGATCTAGCAGTGTTGTACAGAAGCAAAGGCATCTACGCGAAAGCAGTCTCCTACATCATGCGCGTTCACGAAATAATAGAACGCGACCTGACGCGCAATCTCACCACCGGCTCCGAACGCCAAAAGCTGCTTTATCTCAATCAATCGGCAAACGAGCTTGATTTCACTCTGTCGCTCCACACAGCATCCGCACCAAAAGATGCAGCCGCAAGCCGGATGGCAATGGCTGTGCTCTTCTCGCGCAAAGGGCGCGCACTTGATGCGATGAGCGACACGCTCGCACAACTGCGTAACCGCGCCACGCCGCAGGATCGTGCGCTGCTCGATCAATATACTGAAGCCCTCACGCGACTTTCGCAGACTACGCTCGGCGGGCTAGGCGATAAGGATGTGGCGCAATACAAAGCCGATCTTGGTCAACTCCGCGAACGCGTTGAAAAACTCGAAATAGAGATCAGCGCCCGCAACGCTGAGTTTGGCACACAGCTTCAACCCATCACATTTGCGGCTGTGCAGAAGGCCATTCCCCTGAGTGCAATGTTGATTGAATTTGCCTCCTTTCTTCCGCTTGATGCCAAAACACTCAAGGCCGGAGCACGCCGCTATGTGGCTTACGCGCTCGGCAATCAGGGCGAGCCGTCGTGGGTGGATTTGGGCGAAGTGGGCGTGATTGATGAAGCGGTCGCAAAGCTGCGGCAGGCTTTGCGTGATAAGACTCGTCAAGACGTGAAGCCGTTGGCGCGCGAAGTTGACCGGTTGGTGATGCAGCCGCTGCGTCCGCTGCTCGGCAAAACGCGGCGCGTGCTGCTCTCGCCCGATGGCGCGCTCAACCTCGTGCCCTTCGCCGCGCTGGTGGATGAGGCGAATCGCTATCTGGTGGAAAGCTACGAGTTCAGCTACCTGACCAGCGGGCGCGACTTGCTGCGGTTGCAGGTCAACCAGGAGAGCAAACAGGAAAACGGGCAAGCGGCAATGGTCGTCGCCAACCCCGACTTCGGCGAAGAGGCTAAAGACGGCAAGGCGCAGGAACGCCTCTTGAAATTGACGTATCGCCCCGGCACGAAGGCCGCCACGGGCGAAGGGGCGGTGCTGGCGGGTTACTACTTCCCGCCGCTGCCCGGCACGGCGGAGGAAGCACAGGCGCTCAAGGCTATCGTGGGCGATGCGACAGTGCTGGTGCAGGCGCAGGCGACCGAAGCCGCGCTCAAACGCCTGAACCACCCGCGCATTTTGCACATCGCCACGCACGGCTTCTTTCTCGAAAATCAATCACCACCAGCCAATGAAGGACGGGGGCTGAAGTTGATGCAATTGGGCGGCGCGGAACCAATGGCCGGGCGCATTGAAAATCCGTTGCTGCGGTCGGGGCTGGCGTTGGCAGGGGCGAACTTGCACAAGGGCAACGATGACGACGACGGCATTTTAACGGCGCAAGAGGCTGCCGGGCTGAATTTGTGGGGAACGAAGCTGGTCGTGCTGTCGGCTTGCGACACCGGCGTCGGCGAGGTGAAAACGGGCGAGGGCGTTTATGGGTTGCGGCGCGCGCTGGTGCTGGCAGGCTCTGAGACGCAGGTGATGAGCTTGTGGCCGGTCTCGGATAAAGGCACGCGCGACCTGATGATCGAGTATTACCAGGCGCTGCAAAAAGGCGGGGGACGCAGCGCCGCCTTGCGCGAAGTGCAACTGCGGCTGCTCAAGCGCCCAGACCGCGAGCATCCGTACTACTGGGCGAGCTTTATTCAATCGGGCGAGTGGGCAAATTTACAGGGGAAGCGGGATTGA
- a CDS encoding toxin-antitoxin system HicB family antitoxin — protein sequence MNTVTLTLPDTLYRQLQGLAQTEGLSLSQYLLNAMFAYAMSNYRVRATSDTERLQQRADFLALLDRLGTASDDEIDRVLAERERVAPEPELSVETAAKMRALIEARKAKHTG from the coding sequence ATGAATACCGTGACGTTGACCTTGCCTGATACGCTTTACCGGCAATTGCAAGGGCTGGCGCAAACCGAAGGGCTTTCCCTGAGCCAGTACCTGTTGAATGCCATGTTTGCGTATGCCATGTCGAATTATCGTGTACGCGCGACTTCAGACACGGAACGCTTGCAACAACGCGCCGATTTCCTCGCCTTGCTTGATCGTCTGGGAACCGCTTCCGATGATGAAATAGATCGCGTGCTGGCCGAACGCGAGCGCGTCGCCCCTGAACCGGAACTTAGCGTCGAGACGGCTGCAAAAATGCGCGCATTGATTGAGGCACGCAAAGCGAAACACACCGGTTAG